A genomic window from Haladaptatus caseinilyticus includes:
- a CDS encoding matrixin family metalloprotease has translation MTRRVLLLVLCLVISGCAGTQFDVTTDTNQDDRTEGTTSESIREPTKGTMGAVADRSNPWGESVVTVAINASSNPSHEYADDVRQALDFWEKNSEQYAGYDIEYELTPDANDPDLVVNFVENVESCPRVKHAAGCAPYITNAAQISRPMRVDIDDSFSSDSTVLILKHELGHTLGLNHSSAPQSIMAAEAALSTRPFTNASDRDLPWADADFTVYLGQTGDREDVRAQVQHALDYYARGASGTVPSNVSFSFTETRANADIVVTFPDELSCNPGSSGSCGGVRGTDPDQDGALEEYQKMTISISGIDTDAIGWYTGYWLGYGFGLEESELASPFRDASERERRSEWWK, from the coding sequence ATGACGCGGCGTGTCCTACTACTTGTACTCTGTCTCGTCATCTCCGGCTGTGCTGGCACACAGTTCGACGTGACGACCGATACGAATCAGGACGACAGAACCGAGGGGACGACGAGCGAATCGATACGAGAGCCGACGAAAGGAACGATGGGGGCCGTTGCGGACCGATCGAACCCGTGGGGGGAGTCGGTGGTAACCGTGGCGATCAACGCGAGCTCGAACCCCTCACACGAGTACGCCGACGATGTTCGACAGGCGCTCGACTTCTGGGAGAAAAACAGCGAGCAGTACGCGGGCTACGACATCGAGTACGAACTCACCCCGGACGCAAACGACCCCGACCTCGTGGTCAACTTTGTTGAGAACGTCGAAAGCTGCCCCCGAGTCAAACACGCCGCCGGGTGTGCGCCCTACATCACGAACGCCGCCCAGATTTCCCGCCCCATGCGCGTGGATATCGACGATTCGTTTTCGAGCGATTCGACCGTTCTCATCCTCAAACACGAACTCGGTCACACGCTCGGTCTGAACCACAGCTCTGCTCCGCAGTCGATTATGGCCGCCGAAGCCGCACTCTCGACACGGCCCTTTACGAACGCGAGCGACCGCGACCTGCCGTGGGCCGACGCAGACTTCACCGTCTATCTCGGCCAAACTGGCGACCGAGAGGACGTTCGAGCGCAAGTACAGCACGCGCTCGATTACTACGCTCGTGGAGCGAGCGGTACCGTCCCTTCGAACGTCTCGTTTTCGTTCACCGAAACCCGAGCGAATGCCGATATCGTGGTGACGTTTCCCGACGAACTGTCGTGTAATCCCGGTTCGAGCGGTTCCTGTGGCGGGGTCCGAGGGACGGACCCCGACCAAGACGGTGCGCTTGAGGAGTATCAAAAAATGACGATCTCGATTTCCGGCATCGATACCGACGCTATCGGCTGGTACACTGGCTACTGGTTGGGATACGGGTTCGGTCTCGAAGAGTCGGAACTGGCCTCGCCGTTCCGTGACGCATCGGAGCGGGAACGACGGAGTGAGTGGTGGAAATAG
- a CDS encoding aminopeptidase, which produces MDERIHEHAEVLVDWSARVEEGDDVVVLVDDGAHELAVAVGEKLGERGANPLTVYDSDEVERAFLRGHHGEFDESPGHELTMYENADVVLRLAGSTNTTAKADVPGETEQAYNKARMGIRETRLGTDWVSTLHPTRAHAQQAGMAYEEFQDFVYDAVLQDWESLAEEMAKMKTILDEGTEVRIVKEDTDLTMSIEERTAVNSCATVAYDSHNLPSGEVFTAPHATEGEVFFDVPMTHSGKRIQNVHLTFEGGDVVDFSAETGEDVLADILDTDEGARRLGELGIGMNRGIDRFTDSILFDEKMGDTIHLAVGRAYDACLPEDEKGNDSAVHIDMITDMSENSRMEVDGDVVQRNGTFRWETGFEA; this is translated from the coding sequence ATGGACGAGCGAATCCACGAGCACGCCGAAGTACTGGTAGATTGGAGCGCACGGGTCGAGGAGGGAGACGACGTCGTCGTTCTCGTTGACGATGGCGCACACGAACTTGCCGTGGCAGTCGGTGAGAAACTGGGGGAACGAGGGGCGAACCCACTCACGGTGTACGATTCCGACGAGGTCGAACGGGCATTCCTCCGCGGTCACCACGGGGAGTTCGACGAAAGCCCCGGACACGAACTGACGATGTACGAAAACGCCGACGTGGTACTTCGACTCGCGGGTAGCACGAATACGACGGCGAAAGCCGACGTGCCGGGCGAAACGGAACAAGCGTACAACAAAGCGCGAATGGGCATCCGCGAAACTCGCCTTGGAACCGATTGGGTTTCGACGCTGCATCCGACTCGTGCCCACGCACAACAGGCCGGGATGGCCTACGAGGAGTTTCAGGACTTCGTCTACGATGCAGTCCTGCAGGACTGGGAATCGCTCGCGGAGGAAATGGCGAAGATGAAGACGATTCTGGACGAGGGGACCGAGGTCAGAATCGTCAAGGAGGACACCGACCTGACGATGTCCATCGAGGAACGCACCGCAGTCAACAGTTGCGCGACGGTCGCCTACGATTCGCACAACCTACCAAGCGGAGAGGTGTTCACCGCACCCCACGCAACCGAGGGCGAGGTGTTTTTCGACGTACCGATGACACACAGCGGCAAGCGAATTCAGAACGTCCACCTCACGTTCGAAGGCGGTGACGTGGTCGATTTCAGCGCCGAAACCGGCGAGGACGTGCTGGCCGACATCCTCGACACGGACGAAGGTGCACGCAGACTGGGTGAACTCGGTATCGGGATGAATCGCGGCATCGACCGGTTTACCGACAGTATCCTCTTCGACGAAAAGATGGGCGATACGATTCACCTCGCAGTCGGACGCGCTTACGACGCCTGTCTCCCGGAGGACGAAAAGGGCAACGACAGCGCGGTTCACATCGATATGATCACCGACATGAGCGAAAATTCACGAATGGAAGTCGACGGAGACGTCGTCCAACGGAATGGGACGTTCAGGTGGGAGACCGGGTTCGAAGCGTAA
- a CDS encoding valine--tRNA ligase, whose amino-acid sequence MSDVPSDYEPERIERRWREEWQDSDVYTPDGDLEYVIDTPPPYPTGNLHIGHGLQWSYIDFAARYHRLQGEQVLFPQGWDCHGLPTEVKVEENHDIHRTDVSRDEFRTLCIEHTEEQIDSMKETMNELGFSIDWSAEFRTMDEEYWAKTQQSFIEMEEYVYRDEHPVNWCPRCETAIADAEVEKEERTGTLYYVTFDGVDTDDIEIATTRPELLAACVGMAVDPDDERYTDRIGDTFEVPLFGQEVELIADDDVDGDFGTGAVMICTFGDKQDVDWWAEHDLDLRPVFTEDGHLNDLAGEFEGLTISEAKTKIAETLDEEGYLNDSEPTEQSVGACWRCDTPIEILSKEQWFVKVRSDEILEKAEEVEWIPEHMHSRLEEWAEGMDWDWVISRQRVFATPIPAWECEECGHWQLAEIDELPVDPTETGPAVDDCPECGADSWTGETDVMDTWMDSSITPLHISGWPDNLELDEFEPVSLRPQGHDIIRTWAFYTLLRVGELTDEHPWDTALINGMVFGPDGNKMSKSRGNVVTPREAIDEYGADSLRQALVLGGQPGSDVQFQPKEATSASRFLTKIWNIFQFSLNHFDENTPEISDPAYRDADRWILSRLSQTADSVSEDMEAYRYDSALRTLREFVWNDLADDYLELVKGRLYEGRPGERNAARHALYTTFSAVVRMLSPFSPFFSEEVYSHLPGTDGSVNLSSWPDVEMHDEEAELAGEIIAEVASEVRAWKSDEGMALNAELDRIELYSDAERKPDTYDLSEAVNAPVYLEEGRPNVELAPVGVSPDHSSIGPKFRDKAGAVVGALESTDPAELKAQLDTHGEITLDAGGEEVTLDGDWVEIEEEYRAESGEEVEVLETEHATVLVFP is encoded by the coding sequence ATGAGCGACGTTCCAAGCGACTACGAACCCGAGCGTATAGAGCGACGATGGCGGGAAGAGTGGCAAGATTCCGACGTGTATACTCCGGATGGCGATTTGGAGTACGTCATCGATACACCGCCACCGTATCCGACCGGTAACCTCCACATCGGACACGGTCTCCAGTGGAGTTACATCGACTTTGCGGCACGCTATCACAGACTGCAGGGCGAACAAGTGTTGTTCCCGCAGGGATGGGACTGCCACGGTCTGCCGACCGAGGTGAAAGTCGAGGAGAATCACGACATCCACCGAACCGACGTCTCCCGTGATGAGTTCCGTACCCTCTGTATCGAGCACACCGAGGAGCAGATAGACTCGATGAAGGAGACGATGAACGAACTCGGATTCTCCATCGACTGGAGCGCCGAATTCCGAACGATGGACGAGGAGTACTGGGCGAAAACCCAGCAATCGTTCATCGAAATGGAAGAGTACGTTTATCGCGATGAACACCCCGTCAACTGGTGCCCGCGCTGTGAGACGGCCATCGCGGACGCGGAAGTCGAGAAGGAAGAACGGACTGGGACGCTCTATTACGTCACGTTCGACGGTGTCGATACTGATGACATAGAGATTGCAACTACCCGTCCCGAACTCCTCGCGGCCTGCGTCGGTATGGCGGTGGACCCCGACGACGAACGCTACACCGACCGAATCGGCGATACGTTCGAGGTGCCACTGTTCGGGCAGGAAGTTGAACTCATCGCCGACGACGACGTCGATGGGGATTTCGGAACCGGCGCGGTGATGATTTGTACGTTCGGTGACAAGCAAGACGTCGACTGGTGGGCAGAACACGACTTGGACCTGCGCCCGGTGTTCACCGAGGATGGGCATCTGAACGACCTCGCGGGCGAGTTCGAAGGCCTAACTATCAGCGAGGCGAAAACGAAAATCGCCGAAACGCTGGACGAGGAGGGGTATCTGAACGACTCCGAGCCGACCGAGCAGTCGGTCGGTGCATGCTGGCGCTGTGACACGCCGATCGAGATCCTCTCGAAGGAGCAGTGGTTCGTGAAGGTTCGTTCGGACGAGATACTCGAGAAGGCGGAGGAAGTCGAATGGATTCCCGAGCACATGCACTCGCGTCTCGAAGAGTGGGCCGAAGGTATGGACTGGGACTGGGTTATCTCCCGCCAGCGCGTGTTCGCCACGCCGATTCCCGCGTGGGAGTGTGAAGAGTGTGGTCACTGGCAGCTCGCGGAAATAGACGAACTGCCGGTTGACCCGACCGAAACCGGCCCGGCAGTCGACGACTGTCCGGAATGTGGTGCGGACTCGTGGACGGGCGAAACCGACGTGATGGACACGTGGATGGATTCTTCCATCACGCCGCTTCACATCAGCGGCTGGCCGGACAACCTCGAACTGGACGAGTTCGAACCCGTCTCGCTTCGTCCGCAGGGACACGACATCATTCGAACGTGGGCGTTCTACACGCTCCTTCGCGTCGGCGAACTCACGGACGAGCATCCCTGGGATACCGCCCTCATCAACGGTATGGTGTTCGGTCCCGACGGCAACAAAATGAGCAAGTCACGGGGTAACGTCGTCACGCCACGGGAGGCCATCGACGAGTACGGTGCCGACTCGCTTCGACAAGCGTTGGTGCTCGGCGGGCAACCCGGAAGCGACGTTCAGTTCCAGCCAAAAGAAGCGACCTCCGCATCGCGATTCCTCACGAAGATATGGAACATCTTCCAGTTCTCGCTCAACCACTTCGACGAAAATACACCGGAAATCAGCGACCCGGCCTACCGCGACGCCGACCGCTGGATTCTTTCACGGTTGTCACAGACCGCCGACTCGGTCAGCGAGGATATGGAGGCGTACCGCTACGACAGCGCGCTCCGCACGCTTCGTGAGTTCGTCTGGAACGACCTCGCGGACGACTACCTCGAACTCGTCAAGGGCCGCCTGTACGAAGGCCGCCCCGGAGAGCGAAACGCAGCGCGACACGCACTCTACACCACGTTCTCCGCAGTTGTCCGAATGCTCTCGCCGTTCTCGCCCTTCTTCAGCGAGGAGGTGTACAGCCATCTCCCGGGAACCGACGGTAGCGTCAATCTGTCGTCGTGGCCGGACGTCGAAATGCACGACGAGGAAGCTGAACTCGCGGGTGAAATCATCGCCGAAGTTGCCAGCGAAGTCAGGGCGTGGAAATCGGACGAGGGAATGGCGCTCAACGCCGAACTCGACCGCATCGAACTGTACAGCGACGCCGAGCGCAAACCCGACACCTACGACCTGAGCGAGGCCGTGAACGCCCCGGTCTATCTGGAGGAAGGGAGGCCGAACGTCGAACTCGCACCGGTTGGCGTCTCGCCCGACCACTCGTCCATCGGACCGAAGTTCCGCGACAAAGCGGGCGCAGTCGTCGGCGCGCTGGAATCGACCGACCCCGCCGAACTCAAAGCCCAGTTGGACACCCACGGAGAAATCACGCTGGACGCAGGTGGCGAAGAAGTCACCCTCGACGGCGACTGGGTCGAAATCGAAGAAGAGTACCGCGCCGAAAGCGGTGAGGAAGTCGAAGTGCTCGAAACCGAGCACGCGACGGTTCTCGTCTTCCCCTGA
- a CDS encoding lamin tail domain-containing protein produces the protein MENRLKARGAVATIAFALTIAGIAGSFAVGPAGASITGSEEVTVVDVVDGDTVDVRYPNGTTDTVRLLGVDTPETYGGNTPDEFEGVPTSSAGEDCLADEGEDAKSFITNELEGKQVTLKFDSESDRRGYYGRLLAYVYYGGEDYNYKLVNAGQARVYDSTFSKSDSYYGAESDAQSERRDLWRCRDAGGAGDIDIETIHADASGNDNYNLNDEFVVFENTGSNTVSLSGWTISDAAGNAYSFSDVSLAPGETVTLHTGSGTDSSSDLYWNRGSAVWNNAGDSAFLDTGSGSRATSRVY, from the coding sequence GTGGAAAATAGATTAAAAGCTCGCGGGGCGGTAGCGACAATCGCTTTCGCACTTACAATCGCCGGTATCGCGGGTTCGTTCGCGGTTGGGCCCGCTGGTGCATCCATCACTGGCAGTGAAGAAGTCACCGTCGTCGATGTCGTCGATGGCGACACAGTGGACGTTCGGTATCCTAACGGCACGACGGACACGGTTCGATTGCTCGGTGTCGATACGCCCGAAACGTACGGCGGAAATACGCCGGACGAGTTCGAAGGCGTTCCGACCTCCAGTGCGGGGGAGGACTGCCTCGCCGACGAGGGTGAGGATGCGAAGTCGTTCATAACGAACGAGCTCGAAGGAAAGCAGGTCACGCTGAAGTTCGATTCCGAGTCGGACAGACGTGGCTACTACGGGCGGCTGCTGGCCTACGTCTACTACGGTGGCGAGGACTACAACTACAAACTCGTGAACGCCGGACAGGCACGGGTGTACGATTCCACGTTCTCGAAAAGCGATAGCTACTACGGCGCCGAATCGGACGCTCAGAGCGAGCGCAGAGACCTGTGGCGGTGCCGGGACGCCGGCGGTGCGGGCGATATCGACATCGAGACCATTCACGCCGACGCGTCGGGGAACGACAACTACAATCTGAATGATGAGTTCGTCGTGTTCGAAAACACCGGTTCCAATACGGTTTCCCTCTCCGGATGGACGATTTCGGACGCGGCGGGCAACGCTTATAGCTTCTCCGACGTGTCGCTTGCACCCGGCGAGACGGTCACGCTCCACACCGGAAGCGGGACCGATTCGAGCAGTGACCTGTACTGGAATCGCGGGTCCGCCGTCTGGAACAACGCCGGTGACTCCGCCTTTCTCGACACGGGTTCGGGCAGTCGAGCTACCAGTCGTGTCTACTGA